The Bubalus bubalis isolate 160015118507 breed Murrah chromosome 2, NDDB_SH_1, whole genome shotgun sequence genome includes the window tatttttcatatgtcaTAATACTTTACTCCTATTAAAGTGATAGGAGGCAGAATTTTCCTATGTGTCAGTGTTTTTGGTAAAAATCCTGAAAATTTTCTGCAAAGCACATACTGCAAAGAGACAGTgagttctagttctgtgaaaatctCATGGAGGTATGAGATAATGGACATGGAATTGGGAGAAATGGTTGGAGGCTGTTAGAAAGACAAGGAGGGCAGTAGGTGAAATGACCagtttgtctgtttgtttatgGAGCTAAAGGAAGAGTCAAGATGCTAAGAATGACTTTCTTGATTAGGTAAAACTTGGATTAAATAGGGAAGCTGGTGGGATAACCTGGAGGGATAACTTGAAGTGTTTCAACAAGtacttattaatattattataattgtaAATATATCCTTGTAAGATTAACCACAAATGGGTTGACCCAGTTGAGTTGAACTTTGAGCCTACATGGTCTAGCTatagggcttacctggtggctcagatggtaaagaatctgcctgcaaagtggaaggcccggattcaattcctgggtcagaaagatcccctggagaagggagtggcaacccactccagtattcttgcctggagaatcccatggatggaggagcctggcgggctacagtccatgggattacaaagagttggacatgactgagcgactacagtTTTACATGGTCTAGACTTTAAAAGAATGCTGGCAGTAATATCCTCTACTTAATTCCCCTTATGAGATGTTGTTCCCCATCTTGAAAACATGTCATCATGTCTGGCCAAATGCCATTATTGCTTATGAAGACCCCATACATGAAAAGAAAGGCAGGACTCTATTTGTGCCAGAAACACAAGCTAAATCTTTTATTAGATTCTAAAGGAGAAAATTGGAGAATttaaaacttcaataaaaatccATCACCCGTCTTAAAGAACCAACTTTGGCATTCATTGCCCCCCAGTCAAGATATCTCCTGTACTCCCCTGGCCTCAGCAGGTACTGCCTTCCCCTGTAGCTTGGCATCTCATAGAGGACCCAGGAACCCTCCAGCACATTGAGGGAGTGAACCTCAGTGAGGTGGAAGCGGTCTTGAAGAGAGGGACAGTCGTCTGTGATCTCTGACATCTGTCCTCTGAAGTCATCTCTCTCGTAGATTCTCATTCTGAAAGTGCCGGTGTGCTGGGTGacagatagaaaagaaaaagtaaatggaTACAAATAGAGAGAAATCAAAGTTCTAGCCCCTGCACTCCCTGGTCACACCTGCCTCAGAGCTCTTTTAGTCCAAGTCTACAACAACCATGTTTGCAGGGTTAAGATGCCTTCCCTGCCCTCATCGCTCACCTGTGAATCTAACAACTTCTGGGCTAAGCTAGAAACAGAACACAGCAGCCCTTCAGTTGCTATGTACCACCCTCTCCTTGAGAATTAAGGTTGGTCTAAAATAAGGTTGATTATTTTAGGGCTTTTTATCAGAGAAAGTTCCTCTCAAAGTAGAAAAGTGAGCATCATTGGAAAGTGAAGCCTCATTTGATCTATTACTCTTGTTAAAAAGGAACCAAAATTTAGCTATTTTCTGTAAGACCAATGTTTTGGTTTTCATGTTTACTTTGGAACAAAGGATTAtgaagctctttaaaaaaaaaaaaaagatggcatatTCAGTTCAAATTTCAACCTATGTGACAATCAAGCTTCCTTTTTGAGCTCCTACCCTCCCCTTCCTCACTCCCCCAGCAGCAGGAATCAACTTCAGGAAACTTGGATGTTTTGTGAAGTTTGGATGACACttatcccaccccccaccctccacccctcaaCTCCCACACATTCTTCTAAGAACTCTGCAATCACTCTCAGGGAAATACTGGATCTCAAACTTTAGTTTTGATGAGGCCTTACCTCTGATTCCTACCCCTAAGCAAGCTAATAGGTACCGATTACAAAATTAGAATAGAAACCAGGGGGCCTGTCTTCTCTAGGAAGATAATCAAATAGAAAAGTAAGTCAAAGCaagcaaaagtattttttttatcaaTTAAACAGACCCAGATTGTATTTATAAATTTGGATATACTGGGTTTCTGAGTTGACACGGCTTAGAAtgaccactttaaaaaaaaattatatcttggagtaggagtttggggttagcaaatGCAAATTattgtatatagaatggataaacaacaaggccctactatatagcacagggaactatattcaatatcctgtgataaaccaaaatggcaaagaatataaaaatgtattggatgtataactgaatctatttgctgtacaacagaaaataacacattttaaatcacctatacttaaaaaaaagaaatgatatcttGAACAGATAACTTCAATCTCTTCTATGACATGATTTCTCTTAATGCGTCTTTTTATCTTTGActacatttaaaacataaaacactgggaatttgtgatttaaaaaaaaaaacaaaacaccacagagCTCATGAAGAATGGCTTCCCATCTGAGACACCCCTCTAGAATGGACTGCATGCCCTGGGCTCACTCCCACTTCCTGCTGTCTAGTTAGAACGATTTGGTTGAAGAatgctatttttttaatggctttgaTTTCCAAAGAGAGGGAAGACAAAGACAAAGAACCAGGCTCACTTGCGGGATGAGGCGGCAGGAGCGGATGGAGTCGTTGAAGCCCATCCACTGCTGGTAGTCGGGGTAGTCGCCGCGCCGCAGGAAGTACTGGTGGCCCTGGTAGTTGGGGCGCTCATACAGCATCCAGCAGCCGCTGTCCACGCGGATGGAGTTACAGCGGCTGAAATAGGGCTGCAGGTTGGGGCAGTCGCTGCTGCACTCGTAGCAGTGGCCCTGGAAGCCCCGGTCCTCGTAGAAAGTGATCTGCAAAATGGAAGATGTTGGGAGCATGAAGCGATTTGCAGCCCCGCTGAAGATGCCGCGACGGGGCAAAGGTGGAGCATCAGGTACCCCGCACTTACCTTCCCCATGTTGGCGAAAGCGAGCAGGAGGTGTTCGCTGGGTGCTGTGTGGGACTAGGGGGAGGGCCGCTGTATATATAGCAGCTCTGACTGCTGCCTCCGCAAGAAATCACACAAAAGGGGCCTATTTCGGTGAGTAAGGGGATTTGCAAGCTCTCCGCTCCCCCTCCCCCTGGTCATTGGGGTTAGCTGAATGTTTACTGTCATTCTTTCTGGTAGGTTCGGGTTTTTGTAATTCACAAAAGCTGTTGTTGCCACCAAAATGAAAAGTCTTTCCTCTTTAGAAGGCCGAGCAAAATTCTATCCCCATGCTTTTAGTTTATAGCCTACTCTGCTTAACTGACTCCTTGTAGGTAATTAAACAATGTGTTCTGCTTAGGAACTGGTGTTTacaaaaaattcttgaaaatgaGAACTTTAATATCTTAAGGAAGAGGGAATCAAATAAAGTAATttgtgaaaatgctttgaaaagcATAAAGTTAGTTCAAATTCAAGACTCTGTGATTATCAATGTTGTTGTTTGGAGGCCTATCTTGAGTGAAATTGACACTTGGCTGGAAATTTGTGGGCTCCCTGAGGCTGGGAATGATCCTTGTTCTTTTCTGTCCCTGAGCCCTAGAGTAGGGGATGGGCACAGAGTAGGCCCTCAGTCCTTGGCTTTGACCTGAGTGAAAGCAGATGGTTGTGGCCTTCCTCTCTTCATGTCTCCCTGGGAGCTTGTACCCTTCCTTCTGCTGGTGCTGCCCAGAGACTGCTCGCTTTCTGGGGGGTTCCTGGCCTCCTTCAAATGTCCTAAGATCTGTCTTTCCTCTTCACCTTAATAAATTCCTGCTCCCTTGATAAGGGTGATTTGAGTTAGTATAAGGAGtaatgtaggggcttccctggtggttcaatggtgaagaatctgcctgctgtgcaggaagtgtgagtttgacccctgggtcaagaagatcccctggagaaggaaatggcaacccactccagtattcttgcctgggaaatcccatggacagaaaagcctgctgggctacagtccttggggtcgcaaaaacaTCAGACATAACTTTTTGACTGAACAAGAGCAAGTAGTAATGTAGAAACCCTCGAGGTGCCACATCCCCTACTTTCTCAGACTTTTGAGATGCTAGACAGCACCCAGGCTCGACAACAGAGCATCTTCATAGTATGGACTTCACAGTGTGGTATGGGGACCCCTAAAGTCCCCAAGACACTTCCAAGGGGTTCATATGGTCAGAAGAGTTTTCCTAACAATGGGTGTATGTatgctcagccacttcagtcatgtcagactctttgcaaccctagggactgtagtccaccaggctcctctgtctgtgggattttccaggtgagaatcctggagtggattaatcttccagggggccttcctggcccagggactgaacctgtgtctcctgcagctcctgcattgcaggtggattttttttttttttttttttttttactgctgagacactggggaagccctcaagaTGTTATTTgcccttttcactcttctttcacaaGTGTGCAGTGGAGTTTTTCCAGAGGCTGTATGACATGAAAGAGATTTCGTAAAATGTAAAGCAATTTCAGCCTTTTCATTACTTGCTTTTTGCTTTGGAAACCATGGTTATTATTCATAAAACatgttatttatgttaacatgtaatAGATTTATTACCTAAGGCTCTTCCTATAAAAAGAGAAACCCACCATGGGTAGGGGGTCCCTCTATTGGAATAGAACCAACACAGTATCCAGCAGATACTGGCCCTGGCATGACCCTCTATGTAATGACAGAGATTAGGTGGTTAccatttccccagtggctcagctggtaaagaatctggctgcagtgcaggaggcatagaagacctgggttctatccctgcgtcagaaagatcccctggagaaggaaatggcaacccactccagtatttcttgtctgaaaaatcccatggacagaggagactggtgggctccagtccatcccaaagagtcggagacaactgagcatgcacacatgcactgcAGTCTTAGAAGCTATACCCAGATCAGTGACTCGGGGATTAAAGAACCCTTTACAGTCAGCTAATGCTGAGATCCTAGAACCAGGTTGAAGAAATCAGCCTGGCAACAATGTCAATTGAAGGagagtggctcagtgctaaagaattcgcctgccaatgcaggaggcatgggttcgatccctgggtctggaagatctcctggagaaggaaatggcaactcactccagtattcttgcctgggaaatcccatggatggaggggtctggtgggaagtacatggggttgcaaagagtcaggcacaacttagcaactagaaCAGCAACTATAATTTACCAGAATTCCTGTTAAAGTCAAAGATTCTCAAGGTTGATAGAGACACagctttacaaattaaaaaaaaaaaaaagatgacactgAACCTACTATGTGAAGTGTATAAGATATGTATATCTAGAAAGATAACTTCTAAAACAAGCCATGTTTTATGCAGAGACAATTAGTTTATAGGCCTTCAAGGCTAACAGACCTGAGCTCAGTTCCCAGTTCCtctacttcctagctgtgtgtacctttttattttttttattttttgctttttttaaaaaaaattaacttatttattttaattggaggctaattactttacaatattgtagtggtttttgccatacagtcacatgaatcagccatgggtgtacatgtgttccccatcctgaaccccctcccacctccctccccaccccatccttcagggtcatcccagtgcaccagccctgagtgccctgtctcatgcatcgaacctggactggcaatctgtttcaaatatgataatatacatgtttcaatgctattttctcaaatcatcccacctttgccttctcccaccgagtccaaaagattgttctttacatctgtgtctcttttgctgtctcacatatagggtcattgctaccatctttctaaattccatgtatatgcgttagtatactgttttggtggttttcttt containing:
- the LOC102411642 gene encoding gamma-crystallin B → MGKITFYEDRGFQGHCYECSSDCPNLQPYFSRCNSIRVDSGCWMLYERPNYQGHQYFLRRGDYPDYQQWMGFNDSIRSCRLIPQHTGTFRMRIYERDDFRGQMSEITDDCPSLQDRFHLTEVHSLNVLEGSWVLYEMPSYRGRQYLLRPGEYRRYLDWGAMNAKVGSLRRVMDFY